A genomic stretch from Eptesicus fuscus isolate TK198812 chromosome 15, DD_ASM_mEF_20220401, whole genome shotgun sequence includes:
- the GBGT1 gene encoding globoside alpha-1,3-N-acetylgalactosaminyltransferase 1 isoform X2 → MKLQFRGEKPFQPVARSQYPQPKLLEQRPTELLTLTPWLAPIVSEGTFDPELLQLIYQPLNLTIGLTVFAVGKYTGFVQRFLESAEQFFMQGYRVSYYVFTDTPAALPPVPLGPGRRLSVLPVQRHARWEEISTRRMETISRHIAQRAHREVDYLFCVDVDMVFRNPWGPETLGDLVAAIHPGYFAVPRQQFPYERRHVSTAFVADGEGDFYYGGAVFGGRVDRVYEFTRGCHMAILADKANGIMAAWQEESHLNRRFLSHKPTKVLSPEYLWDDRKPRPPSLKLIRFSTLDKNTRWLRS, encoded by the exons ATGAAGCTGCAGTTCCGGGGGGAGAAGCCGTTCCAGCCCGTGGCACG GTCGCAGTACCCTCAGCCGAAGCTGCTGGAGCAGAG GCCCACCGAGCTGCTGACGCTCACGCCCTGGCTGGCGCCCATCGTGTCCGAGGGAACCTTCGACCCGGAGCTCCTGCAGCTCATCTACCAGCCGCTGAACCTGACCATCGGGCTCACGGTGTTCGCCGTGGGGAA GTACACGGGCTTCGTGCAGCGCTTCCTGGAGTCGGCCGAGCAGTTCTTCATGCAGGGCTACCGGGTGAGCTACTACGTCTTCACCGACACGCCCGCGGCGCTGCCCCCGGTCCCGCTGGGCCCCGGCCGCCGCCTCAGCGTCCTGCCCGTCCAGAGGCACGCCCGCTGGGAGGAGATCTCCACGCGCCGCATGGAGACCATCAGCCGGCACATCGCCCAGCGGGCGCACCGCGAGGTGGACTACCTCTTCTGCGTGGACGTGGACATGGTGTTCCGGAACCCCTGGGGCCCCGAGACCTTGGGAGACCTGGTGGCCGCCATCCACCCCGGCTACTTCGCCGTGCCCCGCCAGCAGTTCCCCTACGAGCGCAGGCACGTGTCCACCGCCTTCGTGGCGGACGGCGAGGGGGACTTCTACTACGGCGGGGCGGTCTTCGGGGGCCGGGTGGACAGGGTGTACGAGTTCACGAGGGGCTGCCACATGGCCATCTTGGCGGACAAGGCCAACGGCATCATGGCGGCCTGGCAGGAGGAGAGCCACCTGAACCGCCGCTTCCTCTCGCACAAGCCCACCAAGGTGCTGTCCCCCGAGTACCTCTGGGACGACAGGAAGCCCCGGCCCCCCAGCCTCAAGCTGATCCGCTTCTCTACGCTCGACAAGAACACCCGCTGGCTGCGGAGCTGA